The Rosa rugosa chromosome 1, drRosRugo1.1, whole genome shotgun sequence genomic sequence CTGATGGctacaattacaaaattcagTACAGAGCTGGGTCCTTGAATACCGTACCTGATTCCTTATCTCATCGAGCAGAGCTGCATGCCATCCAGGCTGTCTCAAGTCCCATCTTTCACTACATAAAGGCTATCGAAATTGCCTGTACAACAAGGCCCAACTGCCCAGTCAATCATCTCAGCTCTAAAGGATGGTCAACAGACAAAGAAGGGTTTCTCGTTTTCAAAATGGCAGATTGTACTAAAAGATCGCTTATTCATACCTGAAACATCAGATTGGCGCTACAAGACATTGTCCGAGTTCCACGCTTTTTTGGAGGCAGGGCACTCTGGTTATTTAAGGACCTTGAATCGTCTTAGTCGTAGCTTTGCTTGGCCTGGCATGCGCTAAGATGTGAAATGTTTTGTGGCTAGTTGTGATCAATGCCAGAGACAAAATCATGAAACTCTGCACCCTCCAGGTCTTCTTCAACCCCTCCCTATACCAGACAATATTTGGGTAGACATCTCTATGGATTTTATCGACGGTCTACCTTCATCCAATGGCAAAAACGCTATCATAGTGGTTATCGATCGTCTATCCAAATACGGTCACTTTATTGCTATCTCCCACCCTTACACAGCAGCTGCCATTGCCAATGTTTTCAGCTGGGAAATCTTTCCCCTCCATGGCCTGCCTCGGTCAATCGTCAGTGACTGTGACCCAATATTTACCAGTCACTTTTGGGAAGCTCTGTTCAAGATGCAAGGAACCAAATTGTGTCGCAGCTCGGCTTATCACTCATAGTCCGATGGGCAAACCGAGGTAGTGAACTGATCCCTCGAACACTATCTAAGATGCTTTGTGGTTGACAAACCCACCTCATGGTCGAACTTCATTCACTGGGCCGAGTGGTGGTACAACACCACTTTCAACTCCAGCATCCAAATGACCCCCTTCCAAGCTGTTTATGGATCCCCACCTCCCAATGTTCAGCGCTATATACCGAGCTCAACAGTGGTCCATGCAGTGGATGTTGGTCTACAGCAGCGAGAAGAGCTACTAGACTCTCTCAAACATCACCTACACATTGCCCAGAATAGAATGAAACAACAAGCAGATAAAGGGCGCACAGAGAGGAGCTTCGAAGTTGGGGACTGGGTATACCTCAAGCTTCACCCCTATCGCCAGAAATCGTTGCACCACCGCCCTTCCCAGAAAATGGCCCCTGGCTTTTACGGCCCTTTTCAGATCACGGCCAAAGTTGGACCAGTGGCATATCGTCTCTTGCTTCCTTCACAGTGCAAACTGCACCCTACCTTCCATGTTTCTCTATTGAAAAAGCGAATTGGGGACCACTCACAGATATCACAAACACTGCCACCTTTTGGTGATGACTGCGCTATAGCCTAGACTCTATTGAAGGTTCTAGATATGAAGGTGGAACGCAAGAGGAATAGGTCAATTACAAAATGGCTTGTTTAGTGGACTGGACTCCCAGCGGAAGACGCGACTTGGGAAGTGGCACACTCCATCATGAATCAATTTCCAGATTTTAAGGTCTGCGGATAGCCCCATTCTCAAAGGGGAGGGAATTGATAAGGACACCCTTATCCACCTTTCAGCCCAATTGCTACAGTCCATTATGAGTCTCCAGTGTCTTCCATAGTGCAACGTCTCCTTGTGCCAGCTTGCAACGTCTCTTTGTGCCAGCTCGCTGTAGTACAACAATTATTTCATTCCAGCTGTGGTAGTACAATAATAGGATAAGTATTGTAGGATTGTGACATGTGTCATCCATCCACGAGGTGGAATCTTTTGTTTGAAGTCTTTATATTGTAGGCACTGCCATTTTGAATATCATGAATGAAATTAACATGCTTTGAATTCCTTGtattccttttcttctctctggtcCTATCAATTTACTAATATGCTCTGCAACGATGACTGCAATTTCTCTCATGAttggaatttttgttttttgttttttttttaacaggtAGTGATAAGGGTAATATGGGGTTTAGAAAAATCCAAGAAATTAGAAACAAAAAGGGGTGTGTATTAATTactccctttcaaaaaaaaatactcatttaattatgacatatatatatatatatatatatatatatatatatatatatatatatatatatatatatataggcttgATTAGAAGCAGGCGtctgcaacccagaaaaattacggacgtccctcctccggcctcgatcaggTGGCGATGGAGGCGCTGCGGTTGCCGGACCCGAACCAGGCCTCGATGTCGAGCCTTTGCTTGCCGCTGGAGTCGTCGATGAAGAGTTCGAAGTCGACCTTGACGGGCTTCCATGGTTTCAGGAGAGCTCGCCGCGCACACCTCTGATTCCGATCAGCTGAGCCTTCGCCTTGATGGTGACGCAGTCTGGGATGTCCAGAGGGTTCGTCTGGCAACCGCAGCGCCTCCATCGCTGtttgatcgaggccggaggagggatgtccgcactttttctaagttgcggacgtcctcttctaATCGGGCCTTGTGGTTGTGATGTTAATTAATACAGACAATAGTTGTGGACTTGTGGTTGTGATGCGGCCAGCATTCAGTATGTAACCAATGCTTTTTGTAAACCTTCATATGGGCCTATGGGGACTGCTTCAGGCCTTCAATGCAACTAAAGATCAGGTCAATATGCTATTAGTTAGATTTTTTCAGAATACAAATTCTGGTATTCTAATCAATAAAGGATAAATGCAATAACACACTTGGTTGGTGCAACCATATTGCTAATTTTGGTTGCCTGAATGTTAAGCAAATTTAGAGATGAAATTAGTTTACACAACCAAGGAACTGGACAAAGAAGAATGTTTCAAGTAAAATAGATTATATTGTGACACAAATGACTTTGCTCATTCATTGCAACTGAAGTTCACCGATTTGCTGCTCATACTGATTGCATCTCGGCGTCTTCATGATGATATTTCTGGTGTATTCAGACCTAGTAAGTTTTTGTCTAGAGAAAAGTGATATGTAACGTAATAGTTAGAATTCCATTAGACTTTGTAACTTCAGGTTTTATGGTTATGTCTAAAATGAGGTTTGTTCAATCAAACCTCCTTAATTGCTGTGAGAGATGCATGCTTAGAGTTATATCATTGAGTGCTGTGGTATATATGCACTGAGATTGGACTTCACACATTCATATCTgcaatatttttattttcttaccaACTGTTGACTGGTTTCTTAGAGAATTCCAACATATGCCTATTCAGAATTCCAACATAGGAGTTCCGctattaatattttatttataatttcatatatttCCTCCTAAAGCATCTGATAACTTTTGCAATGTCTCCTCCAGATCACTGAGCAATTTCATAGACAGCAAAGTAAATGTATTTcctcaaagaaagaaagaagcaaacAGAAATTTTTCTGCTGCAAAGGCGAAGGTAACATCAAGATAGATTAGGACAAGTTCTTTTGGAGCCTACATGTAGTTTCTGACTTATACTAATCCTTTTCACAGGAGATAAGTCAGTTTCAAGCGGCAGTTGAAAGGTGAGGTGGCCGTGGCCAAGGCCATTATTGCGGGAGTGACGCTGCTTCAACTTCAGATCACGAAACTATTGTTTCGCAACTAAAGAGTGAAGCAGCTCATGCTTATGCAGAGTTGCTTGAAGTAGAAGTCTTGATATCAAAATGTATGTTCCATTTTTCGGTATCTTCAGTTCGTACTATTTTTCAGAACAGATGAAATGCTTTTTAAGTTTGTTCATCATTAATGTTTGtttccttatttttttttttaattttgtttaatttttaattttttatattgtGTGATTTCCCACTAGGAATCTCAATAGAAGAACATAAAACTGAAATGATGGATATGGGTGATGTTGAAAAGGAGTTGGGCAGTAAAGTACAGACCATTGACTACTACACAACTATTTTGAAGGTTAAAGGGATAGAGCATATGCCTATAGGTTTCTATTACTTTAGTGAATACATAAGTAATCCTGCAACAATTGGAGATCCAGTTGCAATGCAGAGATTCTTTGCTGATGAAGatattttcttattttggtcTTACGGAAATTCTGTCGACGTTATGGGACCAACTGTGACAGAACTTGCAATTGAAGCTGTTAAACGTATAGGGGGAGAAGTTAAGGAGATGGTTCTCCAGTTCCGGTCTAAGTACTGTCCTCATGTTGATAGCCAAGGTATGCCATTGGTTTGCTTTTAGAGATTTACTCCGCATACCCTGCCAATGAGAGATAGTGAAGTTTAAATATTTCAATGCAGCTATGATAAATGGATTTTATGACAAATTGGAGTATGAACTTCAAGGTGTGAGGAACACTTTTAGGTGGGCTTATAGCTTTTGAGCTTACAGGAAGAAATTCTTCATATACTAAGGCTTTAGTCTGCAAGCACTTTGCAAATGACAATCATTTGCCAAAGTTCTCATATATTAAGGTAAACCCAATACTCAAAGCCTCATTTTGATAAACTACTATATTAAATTTATTGATCTTAGCGTAAAATTTATGACGAAATCACTGGTCTTGAGTCTTGACATAGTCTAAACATGTTCCTGAGGCTGCTACTGATGAAGAGAGTGATAAAGTTTTTATGTATAATACTGATGAAAATGATTATAAGTTTTCGACTTGAGTCATACACAGAAAAAACAGGTTTGTTGGGCATAATCTGCTGTACATAGCTTTGTTTGTATTGTAGCTGAATTCATGGTGTGCGTCTCTACTCTCTAGTAAAAAACCACTTTTAAATCATTACAGACCAAATTAAAAATAAGTAGCCACATTTAAGACATTCAcaatttattaatatatgaCTACGAAAAAACACTTGGCTTTGAGATGATCTTTTTATATTTATGTTTGAATCTTTGTAGGGGTTTGAGTTTATGTATCTATCAGCTGTAATCATGCATTGTGCCATTTGCAGGACTGGATTTGATAAAAGCAAGGATCTGCCTATTGTGCTAAAGACCATAATTGCAGgcatatattaatatattatataaCTGAATATCTGGGTTCGGCTACTTTCGGTAGGGTTGTACAGGCTTATGATCTTCACACGGGAATCTATGTTTGGCTAACGATCATAAAAATGACAAAAATTATTTTGATCAGAGTTTAAATGAGATTAAAGTTCGTGAGTTTGTAAACAAGTCTGACCCTGCAGATGAGTTAATGTCTTTTCTATATCAGTGTTGTACTACATATCAGTGTCTTTTCTATATCAGAGTTAATGTGTTTTTACAGATACTATGCTCAAGGTTACTCTAAACCTACAACACATGAGAGGTCCATCACATATTCGAGCAAGAACGATTCTGATGGTTTGACAAACAATGGTATAATCTTTACCGGATGTCCTGTTATTGGATAACAGAACCGGCTTCAAGCATCCGGAACTTGCCTTGGTAGTCTTGAAGACTCAATAATCAAGGCATGCGCATGGGACTCAAGGATCAAGGTTCAGCATCAAACAATGTTCAGCATCAGCTTGTCTCTGGCCAAGAGCTTCATTCAAGATGTGCAGAAGCTAGTTGAGATCGAACCCAAATCCCTCTGTGGAGTAGAAATCTACAAAGGAATCCTAATGCGCTATGACACCACATCAACTGCTTACCTTGGCAAACAAGAAGATGCAATTGACTTCGACATCACGTATTACCGAAGCAAGGACTTCATGACTCCTAGGCTCCATGAAGGCATACTTGAAGAAATAGAGCAATTGGCACTGTTTAACTACCGATCGGAGTACTGCCACATTGGGGAAAGAATAGAAACATAGCCTTTGATGGGGTGATGAAGTACAAAAATGGTAAGGAGTTCTGAGGGTTAAGGACATGTATGACCCAATGGGGCTATTCTCTAGTGAATGGAGTGACCAGGTCCTTGGAATAAAGGGTGGAGTGAACTTTGTTAAGGAAGGGTGCACACTGCACACTAGAAGGGATGTGCATTTGCTCACAAGACATTCATTGTGCCCAAAGCAAGGCTATTTCTGTAGACCCGGCAAAGTGTTTAGGGACCTGTGTACTCCTTATTTTGATAAGAAACATAAAGTAACTAGCTACTGTCTAGTCTAGTAATGCCAATAGTGTAATTTGATTTAGAAGCTTTGCTTGAAGAATAGTTGCAGttgtagcaaaaaaaaaaacagaaagacaCGTTCAAGAACAATAACTAAAATATAGTCTTCATAATACGCATTCTTATTTTCTCAACATGCATGAATGCGTGTTGGGTTTGGTCGTTTTCTACCGTGTGCAAATCAAGTCAGAGCCACTCACACTGGCATTCAGAACCACTATAAGAACTGCTGGAGCGAGATCCTCAGTCTTAACTGTGGGAACTACAGCCAGAGCCAGAGACACCATAAGAATTGCTACAGCAGAATCTTCATAAGAACTGCTCGAGCTCGGAGGCAGAGCCGGCATAAGAACTGCTAGAGCCAGAGCCGCCATTGACACTGCTGGAGGCAGAGCCATAAGAACTACTGGAGCCAGAACCACCACCATTGGAGCCAGAATTACTAGTATTGGGAACAGTACCAAAAAAACTTAAAGGAGGACTAAAACGACCACGGTGTGTAATATTAGCGTCATGACCAAATACCTTGCATTTAGGGTATTTACCAAGGGCTTCAGTTTCATTGTCCAAAGAGTTAGAACCAACGCCATTGGCAGAGGTATGAGAGGCACCGCGGCCAGGTATGAATATAGTTGTTGAAAACCACGAGCTAAAGGGTTCATTCCCCTTGATCGCCAAGCCTCCACCCTCAACCTCTGTAATCCTGTTTAGAGCAGATTAATTGAAGACAGCTAGTGTCAAAAAATACCTAAAACAGAACCCAAAAGAAATAAGAAGCTGCGGCTATATATATAATACCTGAAAGGTTTAAACCGGCTTGCCAATTTTGGGGagctttctttttgttcttggtCTGATGCCAATTTTGAGGACCTTGCACCAGCATACTAGAATACGCAAATTGCATAGAACCAAATATATTAGCTTCTGTTCATCATATGCACAGCGGTAAAACAACGAAGAAACTACCCTATGTATCTATaattatctatatatatatatatacacacacacatacatgcccGATccaaagcggacgtccgcactttgctaaagtgcAGACGGCGACGGCGGACGGTtttgggcagcgttcgaggtcgaaggaggtcggagttgcaggttctgggcagcgacctcacctgcaactgcaggtttctgggcagcactgcaaccacgtcgccggcgactccacctaCTATAGACCGGTCCGTCCGGCAAGTCCCGCCGCTCCGTCGcaccccgagccgagctgcaacgtcgacgtccgcactttaacaacagtgcggacgtcctctttggaaccgctccatatatatatgcatatatacaGGCCCGATCTACAGCGGACGTctgcactttcgctaaagtgcggacggcgatgCAGCAGGCTGTTCCAGGCAGCGACGGCGGCGCGgagcttgccggacggaggccggaggcttcCCAGACGCGTCTAGGCAGCGATTGAGGTCGGAGCAGGtcggggttgcaggtttctgggcagcgactcgacctgcaactgcaaccGGACATGCAGCGCTGCAacctcgtcgccggcgactccacccgactgcagacCGGTCCGTCCGACCCCTGCCCTCCGTCCGGCATGCCCGGCAgctccgtcgcgccccgagTCGAGCTGCTGcctcgccgtccgcactttagcgaaagtgcggacatCCGCTCTCGATCCTCTccgtgcata encodes the following:
- the LOC133725156 gene encoding LOW QUALITY PROTEIN: probable L-gulonolactone oxidase 6 (The sequence of the model RefSeq protein was modified relative to this genomic sequence to represent the inferred CDS: inserted 2 bases in 2 codons; deleted 3 bases in 2 codons; substituted 1 base at 1 genomic stop codon) is translated as MCFYRYYAQGYSKPTTHERSITYSSKNDSDGLTNNGIIFTGCPVIGXQNRLQASGTCLGSLEDSIIKACAWDSRIKVQHQTMFSISLSLAKSFIQDVQKLVEIEPKSLCGVEIYKGILMRYDTTSTAYLGKQEDAIDFDITYYRSKDFMTPRLHEGILEEIEQLALFNYRSVLPHWGKNRNIAFDGVMKYKNGKEFXRVKDMYDPMGLFSSEWSDQVLGIKGGVNFVKEGAHCTLEGMCICSQDIHCXPKQGYFCRPGKVFRDLCTPYFDKKHKVTSYCLV
- the LOC133725158 gene encoding uncharacterized protein LOC133725158, which produces MGTAEFLLRSVRRRPVTTTLCTAALVYYAGARSSKLASDQEQKESSPKLASRFKPFRITEVEGGGLAIKGNEPFSSWFSTTIFIPGRGASHTSANGVGSNSLDNETEALGKYPKCKVFGHDANITHRGRFSPPLSFFGTVPNTSNSGSNGGGSGSSSSYGSASSSVNGGSGSSSSYAGSASELEQFL